From one Novosphingobium sp. genomic stretch:
- a CDS encoding GlsB/YeaQ/YmgE family stress response membrane protein, with amino-acid sequence MVRILGALFSGFLIGLLARWLYPGSVHLGVVATILLGVGGSLLAELVARRQGSSQQVGCLASVLGAMALILIGRLLG; translated from the coding sequence ATGGTCCGCATCCTGGGCGCCCTGTTTTCCGGTTTTTTGATCGGCCTCCTTGCCCGCTGGCTCTACCCCGGATCGGTGCATCTCGGCGTGGTCGCCACCATCCTGCTGGGCGTCGGTGGTTCGCTGTTGGCCGAGTTGGTCGCGCGTCGGCAAGGTTCGAGCCAGCAGGTGGGCTGCCTGGCCTCCGTGCTGGGGGCGATGGCGTTGATTTTGATCGGGCGGTTGTTGGGCTAA
- the nadB gene encoding L-aspartate oxidase has protein sequence MMADVIVVGSGAAGLTAALALAQRLKVLVLAKGSLTGGSTAWAQGGIAAVLDAGDTFEDHIRDTMVAGAGLNRQETVEFVIERAPHAIDRLIELGVPFNMEDDHLHLTREGGHSHRRIVHVDDATGWAVQSALLKAAQDHPNITLLPGRSCIDLITGRHEMRYSGSGRVWGVYALDEATGHVETHTACATILATGGAGRVYQYSTAPRGATGDGIAMAWRAGARVGNMEMMQFHPTCLYNLEVKNFLITEAVRGEGGRLINPRSGKRFMPDYDERLELAPRDIVARAIDAEIKRDGLDYVHLDISHMPEEFVRHHFPNIYDKLMGLGIDMTKEPIPVVPAQHYTCGGIMIDLAGRTDLPGLYAAGECTESGLHGANRLASNSLLECFVFGEAAAADILDHWDAFDAPPPVLAWDESRVSDSDEEVIIKQNWTEIRRFMWNYVGIQRSTKRLERAAHRIKMLFDEVEDYYGHFRVSTDLIELRNLLQSADLIVRSALKRHESRGLHCTRDYPETLDEAVDTVLVP, from the coding sequence ATGATGGCCGATGTGATCGTGGTGGGCTCTGGAGCAGCCGGTTTGACGGCGGCGCTGGCGCTGGCGCAGCGGCTCAAGGTGCTGGTGCTGGCCAAGGGCTCACTGACCGGCGGGTCGACCGCCTGGGCGCAGGGCGGGATCGCCGCCGTGCTCGATGCGGGCGACACTTTCGAGGACCATATCCGCGATACGATGGTGGCGGGGGCCGGTCTCAACCGGCAGGAGACTGTCGAATTCGTGATCGAGCGTGCGCCCCACGCCATCGACCGGCTGATCGAGCTGGGCGTGCCCTTCAATATGGAGGACGACCATCTCCACCTCACGCGTGAGGGTGGCCATTCGCATCGCCGCATCGTCCATGTCGACGATGCCACGGGCTGGGCGGTGCAGTCGGCGCTGCTGAAAGCCGCGCAGGATCATCCCAACATCACCCTGCTGCCGGGCCGGTCCTGCATCGATCTGATCACCGGGCGGCATGAGATGCGCTATTCGGGCTCGGGCCGGGTCTGGGGCGTCTATGCGCTCGATGAGGCCACCGGCCATGTCGAGACCCACACCGCCTGTGCCACCATTCTGGCGACCGGAGGCGCGGGGCGCGTCTATCAATACTCCACCGCGCCGCGCGGGGCGACCGGGGACGGCATCGCCATGGCCTGGCGCGCGGGCGCGCGCGTCGGCAATATGGAGATGATGCAATTCCACCCGACCTGCCTCTACAACCTTGAGGTCAAGAACTTCCTCATCACCGAGGCGGTGCGCGGCGAGGGCGGGCGGCTGATCAACCCGCGCAGCGGCAAGCGCTTTATGCCCGATTACGACGAGCGGCTCGAACTGGCGCCGCGCGACATCGTCGCCCGCGCCATCGACGCCGAGATCAAGCGCGATGGTCTGGATTACGTCCACCTCGACATCAGCCATATGCCCGAGGAGTTCGTCCGCCACCACTTCCCCAACATTTACGACAAGCTGATGGGGCTGGGCATCGATATGACCAAGGAGCCGATCCCGGTCGTGCCCGCGCAGCATTACACCTGCGGCGGGATCATGATCGATCTGGCCGGGCGCACCGATCTGCCGGGGCTCTATGCGGCGGGTGAGTGCACCGAGAGCGGGCTGCATGGCGCGAACCGTTTGGCGTCGAACTCGCTGCTGGAATGCTTCGTCTTTGGCGAGGCGGCGGCAGCCGATATTCTCGATCACTGGGATGCCTTCGATGCGCCTCCGCCGGTGCTGGCCTGGGATGAAAGCCGGGTTTCGGACTCCGATGAGGAGGTCATCATCAAGCAGAACTGGACCGAGATCCGGCGCTTCATGTGGAACTATGTCGGCATCCAACGCTCCACCAAGCGGTTGGAGCGCGCGGCGCACCGGATCAAGATGCTGTTCGACGAGGTGGAGGACTATTATGGCCACTTCCGCGTCAGCACCGACCTGATCGAATTGCGCAACCTGCTGCAGAGCGCCGATCTGATCGTGCGGTCTGCCTTGAAGCGGCATGAGAGCCGGGGGTTGCATTGCACGCGCGATTATCCGGAAACGTTGGATGAGGCGGTGGATACGGTTCTGGTTCCCTAA
- a CDS encoding ABC transporter ATP-binding protein → MTSTTPAISIRDLVKRYAPAGPGEGKLALKGVSFDVPQGQIFGLLGPNGAGKSTLINTLAGLVMKSSGSVDIWGFDIDTQRRNASRAIGIVPQEIVFDPFFTPREVLENQAGLYGIPKAERISDALLEAVHLADKAHAYARTLSGGMKRRLLVAKAMVHTPPVLVLDEPTAGVDVELRRQLWELVKQLNDEGVTVVLTTHYLEEAEALCDRIAIINHGELIANKPTRELVDMAREKVVVVTVDRDLGPQGLPLPQGSAFTKSAVLGERVVEITYDKDRTNAGEVLAMVQGQGLGIVDVSTREADLEDVFVSLTSNI, encoded by the coding sequence ATGACCAGCACCACCCCCGCCATTTCGATCCGCGATCTCGTCAAGCGCTATGCCCCGGCCGGGCCCGGCGAGGGCAAGCTGGCGCTGAAGGGCGTCAGTTTCGATGTCCCTCAGGGTCAGATCTTCGGGCTGTTGGGGCCGAATGGCGCGGGCAAGTCCACGCTGATCAACACGCTGGCCGGTCTGGTGATGAAGAGCAGCGGCAGTGTCGACATCTGGGGTTTCGACATCGATACCCAGCGCCGCAACGCCTCGCGCGCGATCGGCATCGTGCCTCAGGAAATCGTCTTCGATCCTTTCTTCACCCCGCGCGAGGTGCTGGAGAATCAGGCCGGTCTCTATGGCATCCCCAAGGCCGAGCGGATCAGCGACGCCCTGCTGGAGGCCGTGCATCTGGCCGACAAGGCGCATGCCTATGCCCGCACGCTGTCGGGCGGGATGAAGCGCCGTCTGCTGGTGGCCAAGGCGATGGTGCACACGCCGCCCGTATTGGTGCTCGACGAGCCCACGGCAGGCGTCGACGTGGAATTGCGCCGTCAGCTCTGGGAACTGGTGAAGCAACTCAACGATGAGGGCGTGACGGTGGTGCTGACCACCCATTACCTTGAAGAGGCCGAGGCGCTGTGCGACCGCATCGCGATCATCAACCATGGCGAACTGATCGCCAACAAGCCCACCCGCGAGCTGGTCGATATGGCGCGCGAGAAGGTGGTGGTAGTGACGGTGGACCGCGATCTGGGGCCGCAGGGGCTGCCGCTGCCTCAGGGCTCGGCCTTCACCAAAAGCGCCGTGCTGGGCGAGCGCGTCGTCGAGATCACCTATGACAAGGATCGCACCAATGCCGGCGAGGTGCTGGCGATGGTGCAGGGCCAGGGGCTGGGCATCGTCGATGTCTCGACCCGCGAGGCCGATCTGGAAGATGTCTTCGTCAGCCTGACCAGCAACATCTGA